One Punica granatum isolate Tunisia-2019 chromosome 3, ASM765513v2, whole genome shotgun sequence genomic window carries:
- the LOC116199063 gene encoding probable N-acetyltransferase HLS1, with protein MSVKVAAAEDPVSKSWVAVGEVTKVAETLVVREYEEERDKAAVEAVERLCEVGQRGRPALVTDLLGDPVCRIRHFPLHIMLVAEWGEGGEIVGVIRGCIKSVTRSGSSDYVKAANILGLRVSPTHRRLGIGLKLVQELEEWSKRNGAECAYMATDSTNGPSISLFTKKCEYMKLRTPTVLVQPVHVHRKPLSSGTAIVRLPPKLAESIYRRIFAKAEFFPEDIDTVLGNKLNLGTFMAIPKKHLPIWDPKTSVLPPSFAILSIWNTKEVFKFQVKGVSRIKKACCLGSRKIDSMLPYLKIPSFPNVFRQFGIHFLYGLHMEGKDGSTLMKSLCSFAHNMATDDVACGALVAEVGLQDPVRAAVPHWRRLSWSEDFWCIKKLGGEGGLSRPHSDWMYQIPAPVLFVDPRDV; from the exons atgtCCGTGAAGGTAGCTGCTGCTGAGGATCCAGTATCAAAGTCGTGGGTGGCGGTGGGGGAGGTGACGAAGGTGGCGGAGACATTGGTGGTGAGGGAGTATGAAGAAGAGAGGGATAAGGCGGCGGTGGAGGCTGTGGAGAGGCTCTGCGAGGTCGGCCAGAGAGGGCGGCCTGCCCTCGTCACCGACCTCTTGGGAGACCCCGTTTGCCGCATCCGCCACTTCCCGCTCCACATCATGctg GTTGCGGAGTGGGGAGAAGGTGGAGAAATTGTCGGGGTAATAAGAGGGTGCATAAAATCAGTTACGAGATCAGGGTCTTCCGATTATGTCAAGGCTGCAAATATTTTAGGCCTCAGGGTTTCCCCTACTCATAG GAGGCTCGGCATCGGCCTTAAGCTCGTGCAAGAGCTCGAAGAGTGGTCCAAGAGGAACGGTGCAGAGTGCGCTTACATGGCCACTGACAGCACGAACGGACCATCCATCAGTTTGTTCACCAAAAAATGCGAATACATGAAATTACGAACTCCTACTGTGTTGGTACAACCAGTACACGTTCATCGCAAACCGCTGAGCTCGGGCACTGCAATAGTCCGACTCCCTCCAAAGCTGGCCGAGTCAATATACCGCCGGATTTTCGCGAAGGCCGAGTTCTTCCCCGAGGATATAGACACCGTTTTGGGCAATAAACTCAATTTGGGCACTTTCATGGCAATTCCAAAGAAGCATCTCCCGATCTGGGATCCCAAAACCAGCGTTCTTCCCCCGAGTTTTGCCATCCTGAGCATCTGGAACACGAAGGAAGTGTTCAAATTTCAGGTTAAAGGTGTCTCGCGCATAAAGAAAGCGTGTTGCCTTGGGAGCCGAAAGATAGACTCGATGCTCCCATACCTGAAAATCCCCTCGTTCCCGAACGTGTTCCGGCAGTTTGGGATACACTTTCTATACGGACTTCACATGGAGGGCAAGGATGGATCGACCCTCATGAAGTCACTGTGTTCATTTGCTCATAACATGGCCACCGATGACGTGGCTTGTGGGGCCCTAGTAGCAGAGGTGGGACTGCAGGATCCGGTCCGAGCCGCGGTCCCTCACTGGAGGAGACTGTCATGGTCAGAGGATTTCTGGTGCATCAAGAAGCTTGGGGGTGAAGGCGGATTAAGCCGTCCACACTCCGACTGGATGTATCAGATTCCGGCACCTGTGCTCTTTGTTGACCCTCGTGATGTTTGA
- the LOC116200121 gene encoding mitochondrial import inner membrane translocase subunit Tim9-like, which translates to MDKSMLGDLDNLPEADKIRMSAMMDQLQIRDSLRMYNSLVERCFNDCVDSFKHKKLQKQEETCVQRCAEKFLKHSMRVGMRFAELNQGAATQD; encoded by the exons ATGGACAAGAGCATGTTAGGAGATCTTGACAACCTTCCAGAGGCTGATAAGATTCGAATGTCTGCAATGATGGACCAACTCCAGATCCGGGACAG TTTGAGAATGTACAACTCACTGGTGGAGAGATGCTTTAACGATTGTGTTGATTCCTTCAAGCACAAGAAACTACAAAAGCAAGAGGAAACTTGTGTCCAACGGTGTGCTGAGAAGTTCCTGAAGCACTCAATGCGAGTCGGAATGAGGTTCGCTGAGCTGAACCAGGGAGCAGCAACACAGGATTAG
- the LOC116200120 gene encoding phosphatidyl-N-methylethanolamine N-methyltransferase has product MGIVAGVGVLLPFPFYYWLWTSPQAWVNLCGRGRDPSKVMALVAHVLKLLQLLSLFFVSSLSWPPHLYFWPLFLFGQFLNFRVYQLLGEAGTYYGVRFGKTIPWVTEFPFGYIKDPQYVGSIMSLLACLSWVPFQYILLWVLGYLFMIRLESKEDPATRAKPLS; this is encoded by the exons ATGGGGATAGTGGCAGGGGTGGGAGTGTTGCTGCCGTTCCCGTTCTACTACTGGCTCTGGACGAGCCCCCAGGCATGGGTGAACCTCTGCGGGAGAGGGCGGGACCCGAGCAAAGTCATGGCTTTGGTGGCTCATGTCCTCAAGCTCCTTCAgctgctctctctcttcttcgtCTCCTCCCTCTCGTGGCCTCCCCATCTCTACTTCTGgcctctcttcctcttcggCCAGTTCCTCAATTTCAG GGTTTATCAGTTGCTCGGTGAAGCTGGGACCTACTACGGTGTAAGGTTTGGGAAGACCATCCCGTGGGTTACAGAATTCCCTTTTGGCTACATTAAAGATCCTCAGTACGTAGGAAGCATCATGAGCCTCCTTGCCTGTCTATCATGGGTACCATTTCAATACATTCTTCTGTGGGTGCTCGGGTATCTGTTCATGATACGTCTTGAGTCGAAGGAAGATCCTGCCACTCGTGCCAAGCCTCTGTCATGA
- the LOC116200118 gene encoding photosynthetic NDH subunit of subcomplex B 1, chloroplastic isoform X3, giving the protein MIMNSKLMGPSSTLLPKPVTPFLTNQCPIPSSRFAKLPSFPNMPESGSSARRPNFSTHAKKKNPWLDPFDDGEDPDMEYGSLFADGKQEEDTRPPDNPDSPYGFLKFPMGYNVEVAPLGLKVRGDVRRCCCVVSGGVYENLLFFPAIQLIKDRYPGVQVDVVASPRGKQTYELNKNVRWADAYDPDDDFPEPAEYIDMIGLLKSRYYDMILSTRLAGLGHASFLFMTSARDRVSYIYPNVNAAGAGLLLSETFTAESLNLSEGGYNMYHEMLDWLGRPFRSVPRTPVPPLKVSISRKLKELVEAKVKSAGAEKGKYIVIHGLESDSKASMQSKGDADSLLPIGVWAEIAEGVSRGIKPVFVIPHEKERENVEEIVGEDTSIVFITTPGQLAALINDSVGVISTNTAAVQLANARKKPSIALFGSEEKAKLFVPNAEEKKCFTISSKTGKLADIEVETVKNSMQIFDVALALA; this is encoded by the exons ATGATCATGAACTCTAAGCTCATGGGTCCATCTTCCACTCTTCTACCAAAACCCGTCACACCATTCCTAACAAACCAATGTCCAATCCCGTCCTCTCGCTTTGCCAAGCTACCTTCATTCCCAAACATGCCGGAGTCCGGTTCCTCTGCCAGAAGACCGAATTTCAGCACGCatgcgaagaagaagaatccaTGGCTGGACCCGTTTGATGACGGGGAGGACCCCGACATGGAATATGGGTCTCTGTTCGCGGACGGGAAACAAGAGGAGGACACTCGGCCGCCTGACAACCCGGACAGCCCTTACGGGTTTTTAAAATTCCCAATGGGCTATAATGTCGAGGTCGCCCCGCTTGGACTCAAGGTGAGGGGGGACGTGAGGAGGTGCTGCTGCGTGGTCTCGGGGGGTGTGTATGAGAACTTGCTGTTTTTCCCAGCGATTCAGCTGATCAAGGATCGGTACCCCGGGGTTCAGGTCGATGTGGTGGCTTCCCCAAGAGGAAAGCAGACTTACGAGTTGAACAAGAATGTGAGGTGGGCTGATGCCTATGACCCCGATGACGATTTCCCCGAGCCAGCTGAGTATATTGACATGATTGGACTACTTAAG AGCAGGTACTATGACATGATCTTGTCGACTAGGCTTGCTGGGCTCGGGCATGCGTCCTTCTTGTTCATGACTTCTGCCCGAGACAGAGTCAGTTACATCTATCCGAATGTGAATGCTGCCGGGGCAGGACTGCTGCTCTCTGAGACTTTTACTGCAGAGAGCTTGAATCTTTCTGAAGGTGGATACAACAT GTACCATGAAATGCTTGATTGGTTGGGGAGGCCTTTTAGGAGTGTGCCGAGGACTCCAGTGCCGCCACTTAAGGTTTCCATCTCGAGGAAGCTGAAGGAGTTGGTGGAGGCCAAGGTGAAAAGCGCCGGAGCTGAGAAAGGAAAGTATATAGTGATTCACGGGCTGGAGTCGGACTCAAAGGCTTCAATGCAGTCCAAAGGGGATGCTGACAGCCTGCTGCCGATCGGTGTGTGGGCAGAAATTGCAGAGGGTGTCAG CAGGGGAATCAAGCCGGTTTTTGTAATCCCACATgagaaagaaagggaaaacgTGGAGGAAATAGTCGGGGAAGATACCAGCATTGTCTTCATAACTACACCAGGACAG CTCGCCGCCTTGATAAATGATTCAGTGGGGGTAATATCAACCAACACAGCAGCTGTTCAACTTGCCAATGCGCGCAAAAAACCAAG CATCGCCTTGTTTGGCTCAGAAGAGAAGGCAAAGCTATTCGTTCCCAATGCAGAAGAGAAGAAATGCTTCACAATCTCCTCTAAAACAGGAAAGCTCGCTGATATTGAGGTAGAAACTGTGAAAAACTCGATGCAGATATTCGACGTGGCCCTGGCTTTGGCCTAG
- the LOC116200118 gene encoding photosynthetic NDH subunit of subcomplex B 1, chloroplastic isoform X4 — translation MIMNSKLMGPSSTLLPKPVTPFLTNQCPIPSSRFAKLPSFPNMPESGSSARRPNFSTHAKKKNPWLDPFDDGEDPDMEYGSLFADGKQEEDTRPPDNPDSPYGFLKFPMGYNVEVAPLGLKVRGDVRRCCCVVSGGVYENLLFFPAIQLIKDRYPGVQVDVVASPRGKQTYELNKNVRWADAYDPDDDFPEPAEYIDMIGLLKSRYYDMILSTRLAGLGHASFLFMTSARDRVSYIYPNVNAAGAGLLLSETFTAESLNLSEGGYNMYHEMLDWLGRPFRSVPRTPVPPLKVSISRKLKELVEAKVKSAGAEKGKYIVIHGLESDSKASMQSKGDADSLLPIGVWAEIAEGVRGIKPVFVIPHEKERENVEEIVGEDTSIVFITTPGQLAALINDSVGVISTNTAAVQLANARKKPSIALFGSEEKAKLFVPNAEEKKCFTISSKTGKLADIEVETVKNSMQIFDVALALA, via the exons ATGATCATGAACTCTAAGCTCATGGGTCCATCTTCCACTCTTCTACCAAAACCCGTCACACCATTCCTAACAAACCAATGTCCAATCCCGTCCTCTCGCTTTGCCAAGCTACCTTCATTCCCAAACATGCCGGAGTCCGGTTCCTCTGCCAGAAGACCGAATTTCAGCACGCatgcgaagaagaagaatccaTGGCTGGACCCGTTTGATGACGGGGAGGACCCCGACATGGAATATGGGTCTCTGTTCGCGGACGGGAAACAAGAGGAGGACACTCGGCCGCCTGACAACCCGGACAGCCCTTACGGGTTTTTAAAATTCCCAATGGGCTATAATGTCGAGGTCGCCCCGCTTGGACTCAAGGTGAGGGGGGACGTGAGGAGGTGCTGCTGCGTGGTCTCGGGGGGTGTGTATGAGAACTTGCTGTTTTTCCCAGCGATTCAGCTGATCAAGGATCGGTACCCCGGGGTTCAGGTCGATGTGGTGGCTTCCCCAAGAGGAAAGCAGACTTACGAGTTGAACAAGAATGTGAGGTGGGCTGATGCCTATGACCCCGATGACGATTTCCCCGAGCCAGCTGAGTATATTGACATGATTGGACTACTTAAG AGCAGGTACTATGACATGATCTTGTCGACTAGGCTTGCTGGGCTCGGGCATGCGTCCTTCTTGTTCATGACTTCTGCCCGAGACAGAGTCAGTTACATCTATCCGAATGTGAATGCTGCCGGGGCAGGACTGCTGCTCTCTGAGACTTTTACTGCAGAGAGCTTGAATCTTTCTGAAGGTGGATACAACAT GTACCATGAAATGCTTGATTGGTTGGGGAGGCCTTTTAGGAGTGTGCCGAGGACTCCAGTGCCGCCACTTAAGGTTTCCATCTCGAGGAAGCTGAAGGAGTTGGTGGAGGCCAAGGTGAAAAGCGCCGGAGCTGAGAAAGGAAAGTATATAGTGATTCACGGGCTGGAGTCGGACTCAAAGGCTTCAATGCAGTCCAAAGGGGATGCTGACAGCCTGCTGCCGATCGGTGTGTGGGCAGAAATTGCAGAGGGTGTCAG GGGAATCAAGCCGGTTTTTGTAATCCCACATgagaaagaaagggaaaacgTGGAGGAAATAGTCGGGGAAGATACCAGCATTGTCTTCATAACTACACCAGGACAG CTCGCCGCCTTGATAAATGATTCAGTGGGGGTAATATCAACCAACACAGCAGCTGTTCAACTTGCCAATGCGCGCAAAAAACCAAG CATCGCCTTGTTTGGCTCAGAAGAGAAGGCAAAGCTATTCGTTCCCAATGCAGAAGAGAAGAAATGCTTCACAATCTCCTCTAAAACAGGAAAGCTCGCTGATATTGAGGTAGAAACTGTGAAAAACTCGATGCAGATATTCGACGTGGCCCTGGCTTTGGCCTAG
- the LOC116200118 gene encoding photosynthetic NDH subunit of subcomplex B 1, chloroplastic isoform X1: MIMNSKLMGPSSTLLPKPVTPFLTNQCPIPSSRFAKLPSFPNMPESGSSARRPNFSTHAKKKNPWLDPFDDGEDPDMEYGSLFADGKQEEDTRPPDNPDSPYGFLKFPMGYNVEVAPLGLKVRGDVRRCCCVVSGGVYENLLFFPAIQLIKDRYPGVQVDVVASPRGKQTYELNKNVRWADAYDPDDDFPEPAEYIDMIGLLKSRYYDMILSTRLAGLGHASFLFMTSARDRVSYIYPNVNAAGAGLLLSETFTAESLNLSEGGYNMYHEMLDWLGRPFRSVPRTPVPPLKVSISRKLKELVEAKVKSAGAEKGKYIVIHGLESDSKASMQSKGDADSLLPIGVWAEIAEGVSRGIKPVFVIPHEKERENVEEIVGEDTSIVFITTPGQLSGFDVVVLQLAALINDSVGVISTNTAAVQLANARKKPSIALFGSEEKAKLFVPNAEEKKCFTISSKTGKLADIEVETVKNSMQIFDVALALA; this comes from the exons ATGATCATGAACTCTAAGCTCATGGGTCCATCTTCCACTCTTCTACCAAAACCCGTCACACCATTCCTAACAAACCAATGTCCAATCCCGTCCTCTCGCTTTGCCAAGCTACCTTCATTCCCAAACATGCCGGAGTCCGGTTCCTCTGCCAGAAGACCGAATTTCAGCACGCatgcgaagaagaagaatccaTGGCTGGACCCGTTTGATGACGGGGAGGACCCCGACATGGAATATGGGTCTCTGTTCGCGGACGGGAAACAAGAGGAGGACACTCGGCCGCCTGACAACCCGGACAGCCCTTACGGGTTTTTAAAATTCCCAATGGGCTATAATGTCGAGGTCGCCCCGCTTGGACTCAAGGTGAGGGGGGACGTGAGGAGGTGCTGCTGCGTGGTCTCGGGGGGTGTGTATGAGAACTTGCTGTTTTTCCCAGCGATTCAGCTGATCAAGGATCGGTACCCCGGGGTTCAGGTCGATGTGGTGGCTTCCCCAAGAGGAAAGCAGACTTACGAGTTGAACAAGAATGTGAGGTGGGCTGATGCCTATGACCCCGATGACGATTTCCCCGAGCCAGCTGAGTATATTGACATGATTGGACTACTTAAG AGCAGGTACTATGACATGATCTTGTCGACTAGGCTTGCTGGGCTCGGGCATGCGTCCTTCTTGTTCATGACTTCTGCCCGAGACAGAGTCAGTTACATCTATCCGAATGTGAATGCTGCCGGGGCAGGACTGCTGCTCTCTGAGACTTTTACTGCAGAGAGCTTGAATCTTTCTGAAGGTGGATACAACAT GTACCATGAAATGCTTGATTGGTTGGGGAGGCCTTTTAGGAGTGTGCCGAGGACTCCAGTGCCGCCACTTAAGGTTTCCATCTCGAGGAAGCTGAAGGAGTTGGTGGAGGCCAAGGTGAAAAGCGCCGGAGCTGAGAAAGGAAAGTATATAGTGATTCACGGGCTGGAGTCGGACTCAAAGGCTTCAATGCAGTCCAAAGGGGATGCTGACAGCCTGCTGCCGATCGGTGTGTGGGCAGAAATTGCAGAGGGTGTCAG CAGGGGAATCAAGCCGGTTTTTGTAATCCCACATgagaaagaaagggaaaacgTGGAGGAAATAGTCGGGGAAGATACCAGCATTGTCTTCATAACTACACCAGGACAG TTATCAGGTTTTGATGTTGTTGTTCTCCAGCTCGCCGCCTTGATAAATGATTCAGTGGGGGTAATATCAACCAACACAGCAGCTGTTCAACTTGCCAATGCGCGCAAAAAACCAAG CATCGCCTTGTTTGGCTCAGAAGAGAAGGCAAAGCTATTCGTTCCCAATGCAGAAGAGAAGAAATGCTTCACAATCTCCTCTAAAACAGGAAAGCTCGCTGATATTGAGGTAGAAACTGTGAAAAACTCGATGCAGATATTCGACGTGGCCCTGGCTTTGGCCTAG
- the LOC116200118 gene encoding photosynthetic NDH subunit of subcomplex B 1, chloroplastic isoform X2 — protein sequence MIMNSKLMGPSSTLLPKPVTPFLTNQCPIPSSRFAKLPSFPNMPESGSSARRPNFSTHAKKKNPWLDPFDDGEDPDMEYGSLFADGKQEEDTRPPDNPDSPYGFLKFPMGYNVEVAPLGLKVRGDVRRCCCVVSGGVYENLLFFPAIQLIKDRYPGVQVDVVASPRGKQTYELNKNVRWADAYDPDDDFPEPAEYIDMIGLLKSRYYDMILSTRLAGLGHASFLFMTSARDRVSYIYPNVNAAGAGLLLSETFTAESLNLSEGGYNMYHEMLDWLGRPFRSVPRTPVPPLKVSISRKLKELVEAKVKSAGAEKGKYIVIHGLESDSKASMQSKGDADSLLPIGVWAEIAEGVRGIKPVFVIPHEKERENVEEIVGEDTSIVFITTPGQLSGFDVVVLQLAALINDSVGVISTNTAAVQLANARKKPSIALFGSEEKAKLFVPNAEEKKCFTISSKTGKLADIEVETVKNSMQIFDVALALA from the exons ATGATCATGAACTCTAAGCTCATGGGTCCATCTTCCACTCTTCTACCAAAACCCGTCACACCATTCCTAACAAACCAATGTCCAATCCCGTCCTCTCGCTTTGCCAAGCTACCTTCATTCCCAAACATGCCGGAGTCCGGTTCCTCTGCCAGAAGACCGAATTTCAGCACGCatgcgaagaagaagaatccaTGGCTGGACCCGTTTGATGACGGGGAGGACCCCGACATGGAATATGGGTCTCTGTTCGCGGACGGGAAACAAGAGGAGGACACTCGGCCGCCTGACAACCCGGACAGCCCTTACGGGTTTTTAAAATTCCCAATGGGCTATAATGTCGAGGTCGCCCCGCTTGGACTCAAGGTGAGGGGGGACGTGAGGAGGTGCTGCTGCGTGGTCTCGGGGGGTGTGTATGAGAACTTGCTGTTTTTCCCAGCGATTCAGCTGATCAAGGATCGGTACCCCGGGGTTCAGGTCGATGTGGTGGCTTCCCCAAGAGGAAAGCAGACTTACGAGTTGAACAAGAATGTGAGGTGGGCTGATGCCTATGACCCCGATGACGATTTCCCCGAGCCAGCTGAGTATATTGACATGATTGGACTACTTAAG AGCAGGTACTATGACATGATCTTGTCGACTAGGCTTGCTGGGCTCGGGCATGCGTCCTTCTTGTTCATGACTTCTGCCCGAGACAGAGTCAGTTACATCTATCCGAATGTGAATGCTGCCGGGGCAGGACTGCTGCTCTCTGAGACTTTTACTGCAGAGAGCTTGAATCTTTCTGAAGGTGGATACAACAT GTACCATGAAATGCTTGATTGGTTGGGGAGGCCTTTTAGGAGTGTGCCGAGGACTCCAGTGCCGCCACTTAAGGTTTCCATCTCGAGGAAGCTGAAGGAGTTGGTGGAGGCCAAGGTGAAAAGCGCCGGAGCTGAGAAAGGAAAGTATATAGTGATTCACGGGCTGGAGTCGGACTCAAAGGCTTCAATGCAGTCCAAAGGGGATGCTGACAGCCTGCTGCCGATCGGTGTGTGGGCAGAAATTGCAGAGGGTGTCAG GGGAATCAAGCCGGTTTTTGTAATCCCACATgagaaagaaagggaaaacgTGGAGGAAATAGTCGGGGAAGATACCAGCATTGTCTTCATAACTACACCAGGACAG TTATCAGGTTTTGATGTTGTTGTTCTCCAGCTCGCCGCCTTGATAAATGATTCAGTGGGGGTAATATCAACCAACACAGCAGCTGTTCAACTTGCCAATGCGCGCAAAAAACCAAG CATCGCCTTGTTTGGCTCAGAAGAGAAGGCAAAGCTATTCGTTCCCAATGCAGAAGAGAAGAAATGCTTCACAATCTCCTCTAAAACAGGAAAGCTCGCTGATATTGAGGTAGAAACTGTGAAAAACTCGATGCAGATATTCGACGTGGCCCTGGCTTTGGCCTAG
- the LOC116199468 gene encoding uncharacterized protein LOC116199468, with translation MSGPPRVRSTNIAEAEPPRPVLRPAGNNAPSINSRKPASKPSKKSAEKPQQQEPDAKDKKVISSPSGPRKLGSVRAVLQQQEMKVGSNLAMNASCSSDASSSDSSHSRASSGKLVRRNSGIVSVRRKQCSPKAESVDCVVGLEKVEAAPEDCGGVESIDGLEGKKRCPWVTANSDPNYAAFHDEEWGVPVHDDKKLFELLCLSGALAELTWPSILTKRHIFREVFLDFDPVAVSKLNEKKIVAQGGPASALLSEPKVRAILENARQFCKVIEEFGSFNKYIWNFVNNKPSVSQFRYPRQVPVKSSKAEFISKDLVRRGFRSVGPTVVYSFMQVAGLTNDHLISCFRFHECIAGEELAERNQVKAGKTEARKHRETTGLGLSKLK, from the exons ATGTCGGGCCCACCTCGAGTCCGGTCGACGAACATTGCCGAGGCAGAGCCCCCGCGACCGGTTCTGAGACCGGCGGGGAACAATGCGCCCTCCATCAACTCTAGAAAGCCAGCCTCGAAGCCCAGCAAGAAGTCAGCAGAGAAACCTCAACAGCAAGAACCGGACGCCAAGGACAAGAAGGTAATTTCATCCCCATCAGGGCCACGGAAATTGGGCAGTGTCCGGGCGGTTCTGCAGCAGCAGGAGATGAAAGTGGGGTCGAATTTAGCTATGAATGCGTCTTGTTCTTCGGATGCATCATCATCCGATTCATCACATAGCCGTGCCTCGAGCGGAAAGCTGGTGAGAAGAAACTCTGGGATTGTTTCTGTGAGGAGGAAGCAATGCAGTCCGAAGGCAGAGAGTGTTGATTGTGTGGTGGGGTTGGAGAAGGTTGAGGCTGCCCCTGAGGATTGTGGAGGTGTGGAGTCCATTGATGGCTTGGAGGGCAAGAAAAGATGCCCTTGGGTCACAGCCAACTCGG ATCCAAATTATGCTGCTTTTCATGATGAAGAATGGGGAGTTCCAGTTCATGATGACAA GAAATTGTTTGAATTGCTGTGCTTATCAGGCGCCTTGGCTGAACTGACATGGCCCTCAATTCTGACCAAAAGACACATATTTAG GGAAGTTTTTTTGGACTTTGATCCGGTCGCTGTTTCAAAACtgaatgagaaaaaaatagttgCACAAGGAGGCCCTGCAAGTGCATTGCTTTCGGAGCCAAAGGTTCGAGCCATTCTAGAAAATGCGCGTCAATTTTGCAAG GTCATCGAAGAGTTTGGTTCCTTCAATAAGTACATCTGGAACTTTGTAAACAATAAGCCGTCGGTGAGCCAGTTCAGGTATCCTCGTCAGGTGCCGGTGAAAAGTTCAAAAGCAGAATTTATAAGCAAAGACTTGGTCCGGAGAGGGTTCCGAAGCGTTGGACCCACAGTGGTTTACTCGTTCATGCAGGTTGCTGGTCTAACCAATGATCATCTCATAAGTTGCTTCCGGTTCCACGAGTGTATAGCTGGAGAAGAATTGGCTGAGAGAAACCAAGTTAAAGCCGGTAAGACTGAAGCAAGAAAGCACAGAGAAACCACCGGTTTGGGACTCTCGAAACTCAAGTAA
- the LOC116199469 gene encoding probable WRKY transcription factor 40: protein MEYSSWINTSLDLNIKPLRLLDDAPPPKKEAESDFMELAGRKVSVKEETGALMEELNRVSAENRKLTQMLTVVCENYNALRSQVMEYMSKNADKSSDLSPSRKRKSESISNNDANNYGAMVANGTSESSSTDDDSSKNPREEKITAKISRMYVRTEPSDTSLIVKDGYQWRKYGQKVTRDNPCPRAYFKCSFAPTCPVKKKVQRSVEDQSVLVATYEGEHNHPSPSQADQETSGSTRCVTTLGSVPCSTALNSSGPTITLDLTKSKSSNEIKTPPRPKVESPEFQRFLVEQMASSLTKDPSFTSALAAAISGRIQLHQSPTEKWSK from the exons ATGGAGTACTCTTCGTGGATCAACACCTCGCTCGATCTCAACATCAAGCCACTTCGTTTGTTGGACGATGCCCCGCCGCCG AAGAAAGAGGCGGAGAGTGATTTCATGGAGCTAGCCGGCCGGAAAGTCTCGGTCAAGGAAGAG ACGGGTGCCTTGATGGAGGAGCTAAATCGGGTGAGCGCCGAGAACAGGAAGCTCACCCAGATGCTAACGGTGGTGTGCGAGAACTACAACGCTCTGAGGAGCCAAGTCATGGAGTACATGAGCAAGAACGCCGACAAGTCTTCCGACCTTAGCCCGTCTAGGAAGAGAAAGAGCGAGAGCATCAGTAACAACGACGCCAACAACTACGGCGCCATGGTTGCAAATGGAACTTCTGAGAGTAGCTCGACTGACGATGACTCATCCAAGAATCCGAGGGAAGAGAAGATCACGGCAAAAATCTCGAGGATGTACGTGCGGACCGAACCTTCAGACACCAGCCTC ATTGTGAAAGATGGGTATCAATGGAGGAAGTATGGGCAGAAGGTCACCAGAGACAATCCTTGCCCAAGAGCTTACTTCAAGTGCTCTTTCGCTCCGACTTGCCCCGTCAAGAAGAAG GTTCAGAGAAGCGTGGAGGACCAATCTGTTCTCGTCGCCACTTATGAAGGCGAGCACAACCACCCGAGCCCGTCTCAGGCAGACCAGGAGACCTCGGGATCGACCCGTTGCGTGACAACTCTGGGTTCAGTCCCCTGCTCGACCGCCCTCAACTCATCTGGTCCAACCATCACTCTCGACCTCACAAAGTCTAAATCCTCCAACGAGATAAAAACCCCACCACGACCAAAGGTCGAGTCTCCAGAGTTCCAGAGGTTCCTGGTGGAACAGATGGCTTCATCCCTGACAAAGGACCCAAGCTTCACGTCAGCGCTCGCTGCAGCCATCTCCGGAAGGATACAACTCCACCAAAGCCCCACCGAGAAGTGGTCGAAATGA